In Halococcus agarilyticus, a single window of DNA contains:
- a CDS encoding SRPBCC family protein, translated as MTVRVERTFELEASPERVWEFIADPAKRARPISVVESFDVHDDTHATWHISLPIPLVSRTIAVETEDTVREPPEHVEFVGRSRVMRVVGEHDLEPLDGGGTRLRNRFTVEGKMPGVERFFKRNLDGELDNLETAIRNEVELEA; from the coding sequence ATGACTGTCCGGGTCGAACGCACCTTCGAACTCGAAGCCTCGCCCGAGCGCGTCTGGGAGTTCATCGCCGACCCGGCGAAGCGCGCGCGCCCGATCAGCGTCGTCGAGTCCTTCGACGTCCACGACGACACCCACGCGACGTGGCACATCTCGCTCCCGATCCCGCTCGTCAGCCGGACGATCGCGGTCGAGACCGAGGACACCGTTCGCGAACCCCCCGAGCACGTCGAGTTCGTCGGCCGCTCGCGCGTGATGCGTGTCGTCGGCGAACACGACCTCGAACCGCTCGACGGCGGCGGCACGCGACTCAGGAATCGCTTCACCGTCGAGGGCAAGATGCCTGGCGTCGAGCGCTTCTTCAAACGCAATCTCGACGGCGAACTCGACAACCTCGAAACGGCTATCCGGAACGAGGTCGAACTCGAGGCCTGA
- a CDS encoding succinic semialdehyde dehydrogenase — MRTRPTGAGEFAELLEGLPSDTIEPEAITVEAPYTGETLGSVPAHTESDVIEVTERATDAQKSWADRSFEERAAVLKRYHDLVLDRQDELLDLVQRESGKSRRAAYEEALDVAITSRYYAYHGEDHLASRRRTGALPLLTKTTEHHHPVGVVGIIAPWNYPLTLAVSDAIPALLAGNSVVLKPAEETPFTALLAVKLLREAGLPDDVLQVVTGYGSTIGPPLIENADFLMFTGSTETGKTVAQQAGANLTKCSMELGGKNPLIVFDDADLGRTTEGAIRGAFTNAGQLCISLERFYLHTSVRDEFEQRFVAAVGDLDLGTSLDYGSDVGSLASADQLAKVKSHVADAREKGATVLTGGEARPDVGPYFYEPTVLADVTPEMTVADEETFGPVVSLYEFESTEEAIERANDSDRGLNASVWTEDSERGHAVAERIECGTVNINEAYVAAWGSIDAPMGGMKESGLGRRHGREGILKYTESQTVAEQRVAPLAAPPGVPEHLYVKGMTAALRAMKRIPGLR; from the coding sequence ATGCGAACGCGGCCGACGGGAGCAGGCGAGTTCGCCGAACTGCTCGAAGGCCTGCCGAGCGACACGATCGAGCCCGAGGCGATCACCGTCGAAGCGCCCTACACCGGCGAGACGCTCGGCTCGGTCCCGGCCCACACCGAGTCCGACGTGATCGAGGTGACCGAGCGCGCCACCGACGCCCAGAAGTCGTGGGCCGACCGCTCGTTCGAGGAGCGTGCGGCAGTACTGAAGCGATATCACGATCTCGTGCTCGACCGTCAGGACGAACTCCTCGATCTCGTCCAGCGCGAGAGTGGCAAGAGTCGACGCGCAGCCTACGAGGAGGCCCTCGACGTCGCCATCACGAGCCGGTACTACGCCTACCACGGCGAGGACCACCTCGCATCCCGCCGGCGGACGGGCGCGTTGCCGCTGCTGACGAAGACCACGGAACACCACCACCCGGTCGGCGTCGTCGGGATCATTGCGCCGTGGAACTACCCCCTGACGCTCGCGGTCTCGGACGCGATCCCCGCGCTGCTCGCGGGCAACTCAGTCGTTTTGAAACCAGCCGAGGAAACGCCGTTCACTGCGCTGCTCGCGGTCAAACTCCTCCGCGAGGCTGGTCTGCCCGACGACGTGCTTCAGGTGGTCACCGGGTACGGCTCGACGATCGGCCCGCCGCTGATCGAGAACGCGGATTTCCTGATGTTCACCGGCAGCACCGAGACGGGCAAGACGGTCGCCCAGCAGGCCGGCGCGAACCTCACCAAGTGCTCGATGGAGCTCGGCGGGAAGAACCCCCTCATCGTGTTCGACGACGCCGACCTCGGGAGAACTACCGAGGGCGCGATCCGCGGCGCGTTCACCAACGCCGGACAGCTCTGCATCTCGCTCGAACGGTTCTACCTTCACACGAGTGTCCGCGACGAGTTCGAGCAGCGGTTCGTCGCGGCCGTCGGGGACCTCGATCTCGGCACGAGCCTCGACTACGGCTCCGACGTCGGTTCGCTGGCGTCGGCCGACCAGCTGGCAAAGGTGAAATCCCACGTCGCGGACGCGCGCGAAAAGGGCGCGACCGTGCTCACCGGCGGCGAGGCGCGCCCGGACGTCGGGCCGTACTTCTACGAGCCGACGGTGCTCGCCGACGTGACGCCCGAGATGACCGTGGCCGACGAGGAAACGTTCGGCCCGGTCGTGTCGCTGTACGAGTTCGAGAGCACGGAGGAAGCGATCGAGCGGGCGAACGACTCCGATCGGGGGCTGAACGCGAGCGTCTGGACCGAGGACAGCGAACGCGGCCACGCCGTCGCCGAGCGGATCGAGTGTGGCACGGTCAACATCAACGAGGCGTACGTCGCGGCGTGGGGATCGATCGACGCGCCGATGGGCGGGATGAAGGAGTCGGGGCTCGGCCGTCGACACGGCCGCGAGGGGATCCTGAAGTACACCGAATCACAGACGGTGGCCGAACAGCGCGTGGCCCCGCTCGCCGCGCCACCTGGTGTTCCCGAGCATCTCTACGTGAAGGGGATGACGGCCGCGCTGCGCGCGATGAAGCGGATTCCCGGCCTTCGGTGA
- a CDS encoding carbon-nitrogen family hydrolase, producing the protein MELALAQLQVVAGDVTGNTERALAAIEDAAAAGAELVCLPEIFTVGYFAFDEYEQCAESLAGPTLDTVADAANDHDVAVLAGSIVEDLAASAADGIATPAESGLANASVLFDRSGERRAIYRKHHLFGYDSAEADLLVPGESLGVAEIEGFTVGMTTCYDLRFPELYRDLAAAGADLILVPSAWPYPRVEHWQLLPRARAIENQVFVGTCNGSGVFDDTALCGRSTVYDPWGDVLAETGDAPAIVTADIDPGQVETIREEFPAWRDRRR; encoded by the coding sequence ATGGAACTCGCGCTCGCCCAGCTCCAGGTTGTGGCCGGCGACGTCACCGGCAACACGGAGCGGGCGCTGGCCGCGATCGAGGACGCGGCCGCGGCGGGTGCGGAGCTCGTCTGTCTGCCCGAGATCTTCACCGTCGGGTACTTCGCGTTCGACGAGTACGAGCAGTGTGCAGAATCGCTCGCCGGGCCGACGCTCGACACGGTGGCCGACGCCGCGAACGATCACGACGTGGCCGTGCTCGCGGGGAGCATCGTCGAGGACCTCGCGGCGAGTGCGGCCGACGGAATCGCGACGCCTGCCGAAAGCGGCCTCGCGAACGCCTCCGTCCTGTTCGATCGATCGGGCGAGCGTCGGGCGATCTACCGGAAACACCATCTGTTCGGGTACGACTCGGCCGAGGCCGACCTGCTCGTGCCTGGCGAATCGCTCGGCGTGGCCGAGATCGAGGGATTCACCGTCGGGATGACGACGTGTTACGACCTCCGCTTTCCCGAACTCTACCGCGATCTCGCCGCAGCGGGCGCGGATCTGATCCTGGTCCCGAGCGCGTGGCCGTACCCCAGAGTCGAACACTGGCAGCTCCTCCCGCGAGCGCGGGCGATCGAGAACCAGGTGTTCGTGGGGACTTGCAACGGCTCCGGAGTTTTCGACGATACAGCACTCTGCGGCCGCTCGACGGTGTACGATCCGTGGGGCGACGTACTGGCCGAGACCGGTGACGCGCCAGCCATCGTCACCGCCGACATCGACCCTGGCCAGGTCGAGACGATCCGCGAGGAGTTCCCGGCGTGGCGCGACCGGCGACGATAG
- a CDS encoding RIO1 family regulatory kinase/ATPase domain-containing protein — protein sequence MAFRRFIRGDVASERLEAVCEAVAARYGASVERIDRLDADNWLSTPCVLNERWFVKVITPQNALVHGLLTTGRNLGAFSSGTEGFFERFADPVEMAEHERDATHRLREIGVNAPEPLEAFAHEEFGVLVFEYLPAFRTLDALSGAEARTLAPDVFGVLARMHAAELGHGDLRAENVLVADGELYVIDATSVRRDAAADVRSYDLACGLAALEPLVGARTAVDAATEHYDVDDLLAAREFVDFINMRPDHDFDAALLRGEIEKRAT from the coding sequence GTGGCGTTTCGACGATTCATCCGGGGCGATGTCGCCTCCGAGCGACTCGAAGCCGTCTGTGAGGCGGTCGCGGCGCGCTACGGCGCATCGGTCGAGCGGATCGACCGCCTCGACGCCGACAACTGGCTCTCGACGCCCTGTGTCCTGAACGAGCGGTGGTTCGTGAAGGTCATCACGCCACAGAACGCGCTGGTCCACGGGCTGCTCACCACGGGCCGAAATCTCGGCGCGTTTTCGAGCGGTACTGAAGGATTCTTCGAACGTTTCGCGGACCCGGTCGAGATGGCGGAGCACGAACGCGACGCGACCCACCGGCTGCGCGAGATCGGTGTCAACGCGCCCGAGCCGCTCGAAGCGTTCGCCCACGAGGAGTTCGGCGTGCTCGTATTCGAGTACCTTCCCGCGTTCCGCACGCTCGACGCGCTCTCGGGCGCGGAGGCACGCACGCTCGCTCCCGACGTCTTCGGCGTGCTCGCGCGGATGCACGCGGCGGAACTCGGCCACGGCGACCTCCGGGCGGAGAACGTCCTCGTCGCCGACGGCGAACTGTACGTCATCGACGCGACGAGCGTGCGAAGGGACGCCGCCGCCGACGTGCGGTCGTACGACCTCGCCTGTGGGCTCGCGGCGCTCGAACCCCTGGTCGGGGCGCGCACGGCGGTCGACGCAGCCACCGAACACTACGACGTCGACGATCTGCTCGCCGCCCGCGAGTTCGTCGACTTCATCAACATGCGCCCGGACCACGACTTCGACGCCGCACTCCTCCGCGGCGAGATCGAGAAACGCGCGACGTAG
- a CDS encoding aldehyde dehydrogenase family protein: MSQQLSEPSKHYVDGEWTDGEGTETFESINPATGETLGEFQRGTDADVDRALAAADEAFEEWSALSYIDRAEYLWEIYHELRDRHEELGEVVTKECGKEISEGKADVTEAWHMVEWAAGNARHPHGDVVPSEIPGKDAYMRRSPRGVVGCISPWNFPVAIPFWHMAVTLVEGNTVVWKPAEQTPWCGQVIAEMFEDAGIPEGVFNMVQGYGDAGEAIVDDDRTDTVLFTGSAEVGQEIAGEVGGQPGKLAACEMGGKNGVVITSEADMDTAVHSAVMSSFKTTGQRCVSSERLLVHEDRYDEFKERFVDVAEDVAVGDPLEEDTFMGPLIEPEHAEKVTGYNDLARDEDVNVLVDRADLDDDEIPDGHEDGHWVGPFVYEADPEDDLRVTHEEVFGPHVALLKYSGDIEDAVELHNDTEYGLAGAIISEDYREINYFRDNAEIGLAYGNLPCIGAEVHLPFGGVKKSGNGYPSAREVIEAVTERTAWTLNNSEGIQMAQGLSADITTDED, encoded by the coding sequence ATGAGCCAGCAACTCAGCGAGCCGTCGAAACACTACGTCGACGGCGAATGGACCGACGGCGAGGGGACGGAGACGTTCGAGAGCATCAATCCCGCGACGGGCGAGACGCTCGGCGAGTTCCAGCGCGGCACCGACGCGGATGTCGATCGTGCGCTCGCGGCCGCCGACGAAGCCTTCGAGGAGTGGAGCGCGCTGTCGTACATCGACCGCGCGGAGTATCTCTGGGAGATCTACCACGAGCTCCGGGATCGCCACGAGGAGCTGGGCGAGGTCGTCACGAAGGAGTGCGGGAAGGAGATCTCGGAGGGGAAGGCCGACGTGACCGAGGCGTGGCACATGGTCGAGTGGGCCGCCGGCAACGCCCGCCATCCCCACGGCGACGTCGTGCCGTCCGAAATCCCCGGCAAGGACGCCTACATGCGACGGAGCCCCCGTGGCGTCGTGGGCTGTATCTCGCCGTGGAACTTCCCGGTCGCGATCCCGTTCTGGCACATGGCGGTCACGCTGGTCGAAGGGAACACCGTCGTCTGGAAGCCCGCCGAGCAGACCCCGTGGTGCGGCCAGGTCATCGCCGAGATGTTCGAGGACGCCGGGATTCCGGAGGGCGTGTTCAACATGGTCCAGGGCTACGGCGACGCCGGCGAGGCCATCGTCGACGACGACCGCACCGACACCGTTCTGTTTACGGGGTCGGCGGAGGTCGGCCAGGAGATCGCCGGCGAGGTCGGCGGCCAGCCCGGCAAGCTCGCGGCGTGTGAGATGGGCGGCAAGAACGGCGTCGTGATCACGAGCGAGGCCGACATGGACACTGCCGTGCATTCGGCCGTCATGTCGAGCTTCAAGACCACCGGCCAGCGGTGTGTCTCCTCGGAGCGACTCCTCGTCCACGAGGACCGCTACGACGAGTTCAAGGAGCGCTTCGTCGACGTCGCCGAGGACGTCGCGGTCGGCGACCCCCTCGAAGAAGACACGTTCATGGGGCCGCTGATCGAGCCCGAGCACGCCGAGAAGGTCACGGGCTACAACGACCTCGCGCGTGACGAGGACGTGAACGTGCTCGTGGATCGTGCGGATCTCGACGACGACGAGATTCCCGACGGCCACGAGGACGGTCACTGGGTCGGACCGTTCGTCTACGAGGCCGATCCCGAGGACGACCTCCGCGTGACCCACGAGGAGGTCTTCGGCCCGCACGTCGCGCTCCTGAAGTACTCCGGAGATATCGAGGACGCCGTCGAACTCCACAACGACACGGAGTACGGGCTCGCCGGTGCGATCATCTCCGAGGACTACCGCGAGATCAACTACTTCCGCGACAACGCCGAGATCGGGCTCGCCTACGGCAACCTCCCCTGCATCGGCGCGGAGGTCCACCTCCCGTTCGGCGGCGTGAAGAAGTCGGGCAACGGCTACCCAAGCGCACGCGAGGTCATCGAAGCCGTCACCGAGCGCACCGCCTGGACGCTCAACAATTCGGAGGGTATCCAGATGGCGCAGGGCCTTTCGGCCGACATCACGACCGACGAGGACTGA